Proteins found in one Synechococcus sp. LA31 genomic segment:
- a CDS encoding ABC transporter substrate-binding protein: MALQRREFLTLMGGGVVSTVALSACGKFGGTAKVDGPTIGMLQMVDAPPPNETRKGFEAALAEAGYVSGQSVNYIQKDAAGELPNTNLVMKQFVGEKADMILAVGTPPLQAAMREVPETTPVIFCYCSNPWGAGAGTPPGGVGQHRPNVVGTIGTNPVGQELDLARQVNPQLKTVGLIFNPGEPNASYEAKILKEEAAKRNITVEEQSVANSGEVLQAAQVLAAKKVEAFVKIGDYATIQGFGSIARVGLENKIPVYSVDASDIDLPGCLATIGWSYYDDGYAAGQLAVRVLKGESPATMPFEPLTKTDLLVNLATAKAIGVTIPEAVIKDAKEVRS; the protein is encoded by the coding sequence ATGGCCCTTCAGCGACGTGAATTTCTCACCCTGATGGGCGGAGGTGTCGTGAGCACCGTGGCCTTATCGGCATGTGGCAAGTTTGGTGGAACGGCCAAAGTGGATGGCCCCACCATCGGCATGTTGCAAATGGTGGATGCCCCGCCGCCGAACGAAACCCGTAAGGGCTTTGAGGCGGCGCTGGCTGAGGCTGGTTATGTCTCCGGTCAATCGGTGAATTACATCCAAAAGGATGCTGCCGGTGAACTGCCCAACACCAACTTGGTGATGAAGCAGTTTGTGGGTGAGAAAGCCGACATGATCCTTGCGGTGGGTACGCCGCCCCTGCAGGCCGCGATGCGGGAGGTGCCAGAAACCACCCCTGTGATCTTCTGCTACTGCTCCAACCCCTGGGGAGCCGGTGCCGGTACCCCGCCCGGTGGCGTTGGCCAACATCGCCCCAATGTGGTGGGCACCATCGGCACCAATCCGGTGGGCCAAGAGCTGGATTTGGCCAGGCAAGTTAATCCACAGCTCAAAACGGTGGGCTTGATCTTCAACCCCGGCGAACCCAATGCCTCCTATGAGGCCAAGATCCTCAAGGAGGAAGCAGCCAAGCGCAACATCACGGTGGAGGAGCAGTCGGTGGCCAATTCCGGCGAGGTGCTCCAGGCGGCCCAGGTGCTGGCGGCTAAGAAGGTCGAGGCCTTTGTGAAAATCGGTGATTACGCCACGATCCAGGGCTTTGGCTCGATTGCCCGGGTTGGCTTGGAGAACAAAATCCCGGTGTATTCCGTGGATGCCTCTGATATCGATCTGCCGGGTTGTCTGGCCACGATTGGTTGGTCGTATTACGACGATGGCTACGCCGCTGGTCAACTGGCGGTGCGGGTTCTGAAGGGCGAATCACCGGCAACCATGCCCTTTGAACCGCTCACCAAAACTGACTTGCTGGTGAACCTGGCTACGGCCAAAGCCATCGGCGTCACCATTCCCGAGGCCGTGATCAAAGACGCCAAAGAGGTGCGCAGCTAG